In Drosophila busckii strain San Diego stock center, stock number 13000-0081.31 chromosome 3R, ASM1175060v1, whole genome shotgun sequence, the sequence TTTCAGACaactaaatgtaaattattaatttgcaaagcaTTGAAAGAAATTTAAACTGACTTAAGCCGTCGAACGTTCTTAGctttatatacttttataaTTCTCTGTTTTATGGCAGATGCCTGATGCTTATCgcaaatttaagcatttccAATGAATTTTTAGCATGATACACTTTGGGCATAGGGGCATAGCCACAAACACCCGCGCGACCTCACAATACATCCACACATAAAAACTTGTACTCAcattttcgctgtagcgtcggcagcgacgtttgctTGGCGCATTAGCAAACGCACATAAGGAAAATGGGTATATTTCCGAAACTATTTTGATGTTTTTGACATCGCTTGAGAACATGATAAAGCTCGCTTGTGCCATTTGCCACGCCTCTTTCTGCttgttaaatacattttctcaacttcatgataccctttttcatttattatataacttATATACTGACCGACTGtcaatcaaagtgtatatcagAGTTGACTTTAGCTTAGTTTTTGTTTGAGATTTTGTACAAACAAATGTTCAATGTGCTCTGTTTTAAATGCTATTGCTATATTCAAgtagaataatatttatgtacatttgtttCAACACGTTCCAAAGCACCACAGCTGGTTGCACcattgttgctggcatttatCCCATTTTCACGCTTGATTAGACGAAAGTGTTGAAAATACTGATTACTCACAATATGAACCAAGTCCAAAAAGTGTCGATTGATTGGGGCGCACGCCTTGGAAATCCAATTGAAGCAATGTCTAGATTTCAAAAGAGGGGAGTGTCAACGATCTCAtatattatgtttgtttgttattttagtGGGGCACGTTGTCAAATTGTCAAATAAACTTCATTAGCTCTGGTTCTCCTATGATAATGCATCAACAATATCAGTGAGCATTCAgttaattttcaatgcaatcAGTATCAATTGATCTTCAACGCGGAACTTGCTTTGAGCTCTCGGCTGCATTTACTCAATGACAGCAAACAGCATTGAAGGCAAACGTTAAAGTCTTCGATCACGCACAAATCAATGCCAGGAAaagtaattcaattatatGTACTATAGTTCAAGAGAATGCTCTCTGACAAAGACCGCAATAGCAATACAATTATTCATGGCCACAATTGGAAGGTGAGCTGCGGTTAATAGCGTTCAACTTGCCTCCACTCCCACACAGGTCTAGCGTAAAGTTtctttattaaaatcaaattaaccTAAATTGTCCAGCACTTGAAGCAATCCCCTCACGTGCTcgaatgaaaataaaagaaaaactgtgTCTGGTGCATTGGCGCGTAGCCAAAGCGAGTGCTTTTCATAGTTGCAATCAATCAGACTGATTGAATTGCAGCACTCTGGCTCTGCCTGTGGCGTCacacaattcaattcaatttagttGGCAACAATCTGCGATCAAAAGAAGATTGCAACCACAAAAGGTTGACCCAAGCCCAGGCCCACCCACTATTTAATTTCTTGTGCCAGCTAcactggcaaacaaaaaaacaattcaacaCAACAACATTGCCAACACTTGACATACAAACATTGATTGCAGTGCCACTCAaatgtttattcaaattattgttCTGAGTTCAGGGCCGCCATTGTAGGTGTTAATCTCAGCTGAAGCGTGCGCTATTATATCACGAAACAACAATTGTGCTGCTGCGACACGTGCCGCTATAGTGACCCTGgagaaatttataatatgtCAACTATCTTTGCATCGCTTGCACAACAATCGTAAACACTACAGAGACTTCTGTCATATCATATTAATACTTGATGCTTGTATAGCTGTGTTTACGTCACGAGTAGCAGCGCCAAGACAGAAAGCGAATGCAACTGACTCGGATACACACTTTGCAACAGAACAGAAAATCATATAATGAAGAATGCGCGGCTAAGTTAATGAGCTCCTTCAAGGCCTCTTCGTAGGTAGCGCCGGCTCAGTGACATTGCTTTTGTGCTGATCGCTGCTTTGGTTAAGCATGTCGAGAAACCAACCATGACCAGCTACTTCTTAATTCAAAACTGTTGCTCGTGATTTCTTCCTTCGGAACAACGTGTGCAATACTGATGGTTTTCTGTACAATCATATCCATCGATGTCCTGCACAGTGGAGCCAATGCTGATTCCATGCTAGGAAAACACTTCTCACACAAACATACGCAGACAGtcttattttattagcaaagATTATAATGCATATGATCCTAATCTTCAGCAACCGTCTTGGTCGGACAGAACACTTTCATCTGTTTAAGTAGACAGTAAATCAAAGAATCgatttttcgatttgcgtAAAGTCatataattttgataaaacaaatgttttatttcatttagtcTGCAGTTGGgtatatgtacatttgtaaacaaattaaagtgttTCGTTGGGCCATACTACTTTCTCAATCCAGTCCAAATAATatgaaatgtttgttaataaacTGTGCATTTCAATACCAAAATAACAAGGCACTCCCTGTGAAATAATCCCAACTATTTGATAAGATCTGTCGATTGATTTAGAATGTGTTTGAAATACAGGATTTCCCGAATTCCCAGCACAAATCTTTGACTTAATTGGAATTGCACAAATTTGCGCACTACGATTAAAATCATCAGGACACGGCCTGCCGTCCGTCAGGTTTACCTGTATTGAATGAACTTGACTTAAATCGGAACCATTATTCCAAATCCAAGCGGTTGCTAAATTAGTAAATCTCAAATGATTTTCAAAAGGAAGACAAGCCGGTCTAATGTTGTGAACAAAATTAATCTTCTGGTCCAGCTTTAATAATGCGAGGTCAGCGTAAACATCTTCGTCACCATACTTAGGATGTCTAATTGGTGTTGCATTAAttagaaatgcatttttatcaGCCTTGTCATAACTTTCCAAGAGTACAGATATATTACTGTGAATAAATCATGGccacattaaaaacaaagtaataGTTATTTATAAGCTACTAACCCATTGAAATTATCAAAGCAATGTTCTGCCGTCATTACATATTCATCACTTATAAGAGTTCCGCCACACATGTGTCGtcctttttcattttgtacaGAAACAAGAAATGAAACTTCGTTGGCTACGTGTGTTCCGAGTTCAGTCGGTTTGTGTAAATATGCCAAATGGCTATATTCGTTACATTCTGTAAAATTCATACTTAAGGTTTGTAAAGAAAACACATGTAAATTTTATGAtctatttatacttttttcgGCAATGGTTTTAGGTTTTGGGGATTCTTCACAACACACCAAAGTATCAATAGTATTACATAATTTCACGGGAGCACCCAATAATGTTTTTTGACGTGCAGATGGAcaatttgctattgttgtacATTTGTACTGACAGTTTTTGTCCAGCTCGTCAGCTTGAGAACTTTGGGGAAAAGATATGAGAGCTATTAACGACACAATTAATAATGTCCTAAGCAACATTTTCAcacagaaaaataaatttaaaactgacCTAAGCCGTCTAACATTCACACctttatatacttttataaTTCAGATGGCTGATGCTTATCGCAAATTTTTAGCACGCCTTAAACTATAAATGGCAATTtattgatacactttgactagggcgtcagcagcgacgctgcttgctacgtcggcagcgacgtttgatTGGCGCGTCAGAAAGCGCACTCTGctgtttgtataaaaaatataggtATATTTTCGAAATCATTAATCCGATCGTTTGACATAGGTCGAGAACATGAAAAGCCTTGTGGGAGCTCTAttggaaaatttaaatatggtGAGAGTAAATCagtattttttgattttcaaacCAGTTTTTTTCGATTTACGGAATAGGggcacaaaattaataataaataaaataaatgcgtacTGCTTTCGGATTACGAGTACCAACATAcccaatttggttgctctagatcttatagtctctgagttctttttgctcatacagacgggcATGGCTCTATATTGTTTGTTGACTAGTTGGTATCTACCATTCCTCCGTCTTATATACATCTACCAACTTGTTCATACCCTTAaccatttaaaataaaaaagtcaaagtgtataaaaagaacaagtacatacatacagacttGAGGTATTTGATCTTAAAAAGCTTTTTGAAACTCACACAAAGAGCCACTTGAGAATCGCATAGAAAGACGCACCCACGTTGCTCATTCGACTGTCATAAATGAAAGCAGTTGAATGCTGACAGGCAGCAGTAGCAAATAATTGCCATAATTGTCAACAATTGTTGTGGCTCTgcagttaattattattatttttattgtttatttgtgtaaATCGTTTTGTGCGCAGCGCTTTTATTGTCAGATAAGTTAAGATTAGCgctatttaattgttgttttagtcAGACATTTGCGTTTATCTTAATTTAAGGAGTGAGATAAAAAGAGCGACTATAGAAATCagaaattttactttaataatgGAAAAGCTAAAATGTATTAagctattattgttgttaataatttttattaagctgAGCTATCTAAATTAGCTTCTTCCAAAGCGTGATATCATTTTTCAGCTGAAACTTACACTTTAAGCTGTCAAAACTTAACTGAGCTACAGCAGATGCCACTCACTTTGTTCTATATGTTAAGCCTGTATGTTTATACTTACTTTGTGTACATTTATCATAAAGAAACCCTCTCAGCTCAGAGGCTGCGTCATTTGAAACTTGAAACCCTGCTGGAGTTGCTCTTCTGCGCTTCTCTCCCAACCTTTGCATGCTTAATGAGCGCTCACTGAAAGCCCATTCacgatttgcttttgctttacttttgccTGGCGGCAAGCTAAATGCACATCCTGGCCATTAGCCGAGCctcatttaattgcataatttattgataattaaatgtgaaattcTCTGCTGCagatataaaagaaaagacaCAACTCCCTGGCGAGCTCCCACAACAATTGTTAGCGACTCCATGAGGTGAATGCACTACGAGCTCGAACTTAATTTTAGCGCTAATTGTAGAGTTCAAGCGGCAAGATGCCGTCGCTGCGCCAAAAGGTCACCACGTACTTTCGTCAATTGAGCTTTATAGCTGAACCACGCGATGGGCGACGTCGCGTCAATGGCAATGTGGAGGAGGATGATGGCAGCTTTATAACCAAATACTTAGAAGGGTAAGACATGTGCATTGACATAAACAGCAGCGTCCAAGCTTAACTTTCATAATCATTGCAGTCGCATGCAGCGCGAGTTCTTGGCTGGCGGGCCAGAGATCTACAGCGGGCAGCATCCGACAGACATGCCCGTGCTTAAGCTGGGGCAGTATGACACTGGTCCGGATAGCATTATAGCCGCCTGCACAGGCCCGGATGAGGGACTGACAGGCATTAAGCGCTCCAAGCTGCACTTAAGCGCCAGCTATGCGGATGATATAGATTTTATAGACACGCAGCAGGAGAACGAGGACGCCTACAATGTGCGCAAGAGCACTTGCACGCCAGCAGTGCCAGCCCTGAGCTCTGCGACACGTctgagcaacaaatttgcgcGTCCCACTGGCTCCAGGCGACAAAGTAATGCAGATCAATCCACAACAGTCTCATCCACTGCAGGCACTGCTGGCATGCGCTCACGCAAGAACTCCAAGAGCAGTATAAGTGCCACCACAGCCACCACAGAAAagagcagcagtggcagtggcggAGACGGCAAGGCCACCACCATAGTGGTGAGCATggttagcagcagcactgcTCAAGATCAGAACAATAAGAATCTCTTGAATGGAAAGACTGAATCTGCCTCGGCAGCAGCTGGTGACGTCACCTCCGAGCGTGAGCGTCTGCTGCGCGAGGCTGTGAGCAATCAAAGCGGCAATcccgtcagcagcagcagcggcaatgaTGCCACAACTCTCACATTGAGCACGCCCGTGGCTGGCGTGCAAAACTGGCAAATGGACTGCGACTTTGCTTATGGCATTTCCGTCTCGCTTTACGAGAACAACATGCTGACCAAGGAGCCCATGGGTAGTCCCATTGCCGATTGCTTTGGCTGTGTAGTGCGCGGCGATGCGTccgccatggccatggccgaTGGCGTTAATTGGGGTGAGTGCCCAGTGTACAGTTGGACACAGAATGTTTAGCGAAGTTTATcttattaacacacacacacacaggtgatGGTGCACGCTTGGCTGCTCGCTCCGCCGTACACGGGTGTTTGGACTATCTGGATCGGGCAGTGTTTGGTCAGGCGCACGAGTGTCGTGCCACCACCACGCAGGAGGTGTTTGTCAGCTTGCTGCGCAGTCTCTGGGAGGGACATGGCTGCATTTTGGAAGTGGGTGGTGCTTTATCGACGCTCACAATTGCTGTGGTGCTGCCGCTGGATGGTGCACCGGGCAAGTATGTGGTGTGCGCCTGCAATGTGGGTGATTCGCTGGGCTATGTGTACTCCAAGAAGCATGGCGTGCGTGAGTTGACGCAAGCATCGCATGACATTAGCTCCATGCGTGATATGCGCGATGCCTTGGGCGCCTTGGGTCCTGCGGATGGCAACAAACCCGAGCTGAGCAATCTTACCTTCTCCATGAGCTGCGTTGAACGCGGCGATATAGTTTTCCTCACCTCGGACGGCATCAGCGATAATTTCGATCCAGTTGTAGGCAAGTTTGCGGAAGCCTGGACGCCGGATGTTAAGCTGCAGCAGGCAACGAAGCTAGCGCCCAAGCGTCAAAACAAAAGTGCGTCTGCCATCTATGCACGCTTGCATCCAGCCTCGGCTACGCCGCCCACGCGCACACGTCAGCCCAAGGCTGGCAGTCCGCCCAGCAGCGTGCCCAGTCGTCCCAAATATATGCGCTCCCAGACTTTAATCGAAGCGCGACAAGGCTCTGTTGCATcaccaactccaactccagcgCTGCAACGCATACCCAAGTCAGTCATGGGCTTGCCACTGGTCACCGGACCCCAGCGACATGCGCTCACACTCTATCGCTTGGAGGATCTGCTTAGTTACGGCATCAACGGCACCTTCTCGCCATGCGCATCTGCGCGTCGTCTCTGCCATTTGCTCATTGATTTTGTGCGCATGATTACCTCAGCTCGTCGCAAGACGCTCGAGCAGCGTGAACTCTTCTTTAAGCTCTCAACGGGACCGGATGGGGTGAAGCGTGAGGTGGAGCTGAATCGCATGCAGCATAGAGCTGCACGCAAGCGCATTGTAGACAGCAGCACCTTTAGCGCATTGCCCGGCAAACTGGATCATGCCACTGTGCTGGCTTATACAGTGGGTGGCATAGAGTCAGATGCCACTGAAG encodes:
- the LOC108603559 gene encoding PP2C-like domain-containing protein CG9801 codes for the protein MPSLRQKVTTYFRQLSFIAEPRDGRRRVNGNVEEDDGSFITKYLEGRMQREFLAGGPEIYSGQHPTDMPVLKLGQYDTGPDSIIAACTGPDEGLTGIKRSKLHLSASYADDIDFIDTQQENEDAYNVRKSTCTPAVPALSSATRLSNKFARPTGSRRQSNADQSTTVSSTAGTAGMRSRKNSKSSISATTATTEKSSSGSGGDGKATTIVVSMVSSSTAQDQNNKNLLNGKTESASAAAGDVTSERERLLREAVSNQSGNPVSSSSGNDATTLTLSTPVAGVQNWQMDCDFAYGISVSLYENNMLTKEPMGSPIADCFGCVVRGDASAMAMADGVNWGDGARLAARSAVHGCLDYLDRAVFGQAHECRATTTQEVFVSLLRSLWEGHGCILEVGGALSTLTIAVVLPLDGAPGKYVVCACNVGDSLGYVYSKKHGVRELTQASHDISSMRDMRDALGALGPADGNKPELSNLTFSMSCVERGDIVFLTSDGISDNFDPVVGKFAEAWTPDVKLQQATKLAPKRQNKSASAIYARLHPASATPPTRTRQPKAGSPPSSVPSRPKYMRSQTLIEARQGSVASPTPTPALQRIPKSVMGLPLVTGPQRHALTLYRLEDLLSYGINGTFSPCASARRLCHLLIDFVRMITSARRKTLEQRELFFKLSTGPDGVKREVELNRMQHRAARKRIVDSSTFSALPGKLDHATVLAYTVGGIESDATEADGGGGNGNVAPFLQSKEFKETNF
- the LOC108603562 gene encoding CLIP domain-containing serine protease 14D-like → MLLRTLLIVSLIALISFPQSSQADELDKNCQYKCTTIANCPSARQKTLLGAPVKLCNTIDTLVCCEESPKPKTIAEKKCNEYSHLAYLHKPTELGTHVANEVSFLVSVQNEKGRHMCGGTLISDEYVMTAEHCFDNFNGNISVLLESYDKADKNAFLINATPIRHPKYGDEDVYADLALLKLDQKINFVHNIRPACLPFENHLRFTNLATAWIWNNGSDLSQVHSIQVNLTDGRPCPDDFNRSAQICAIPIKSKICAGNSGNPVFQTHSKSIDRSYQIVGIISQGVPCYFGIEMHSLLTNISYYLDWIEKVVWPNETL